A window of bacterium contains these coding sequences:
- a CDS encoding glycoside hydrolase family 130 protein — MDKKQWQQEVAKRYEKNPIITLNDIPQASNSVFNAGAAYYQDKYFLLLRVEGLDGKSRFFLAESRDGIKFKISQNPVMHRSNKEPFETYERRGIEDPRITRIGNIYYIIYTAYSHFGPRIALASTKNFKTFERIALISQPDNKDAVLFPKKINGDFVRFDRPIGEGIWISYSKDLVYWGNSICVMENRSGYWDSHRIGACAPPIETDKGWLEIYHGVKKTASGSIYRLGAALFDLKDPSKLIARGRAPVLSPREYYERVGDVNNVVFCCGAILDGKTREVKIYYGACDTCICLATADLNNLVERCFD, encoded by the coding sequence ATGGATAAAAAACAATGGCAGCAGGAGGTTGCCAAAAGATATGAGAAGAATCCCATTATAACTCTAAATGATATTCCACAGGCTAGCAATTCGGTCTTTAATGCGGGAGCAGCATACTATCAGGATAAGTATTTTCTTTTGCTGCGGGTAGAAGGATTAGACGGAAAGTCAAGATTTTTCCTGGCAGAGAGTCGGGACGGAATTAAGTTTAAAATTTCCCAAAATCCGGTTATGCATCGAAGTAATAAGGAGCCGTTTGAGACATATGAAAGGAGAGGGATAGAAGACCCAAGAATTACAAGGATTGGAAATATTTACTACATCATTTATACCGCTTACTCTCATTTCGGACCACGCATTGCCCTTGCTTCTACAAAAAATTTTAAAACTTTTGAAAGAATTGCTCTTATTTCACAGCCGGACAATAAGGATGCGGTTCTTTTTCCCAAAAAGATTAACGGCGACTTTGTCCGCTTTGACCGTCCGATTGGCGAAGGGATATGGATATCTTATTCCAAAGATTTAGTCTATTGGGGAAATTCCATATGCGTTATGGAGAACAGATCCGGCTACTGGGATTCCCATCGCATCGGCGCTTGCGCGCCGCCGATTGAGACTGATAAAGGCTGGCTGGAAATTTATCATGGAGTGAAAAAGACAGCGAGCGGCAGTATCTATCGCTTGGGAGCCGCTTTATTTGACCTCAAAGACCCTTCTAAATTAATCGCCAGGGGCAGAGCTCCTGTCCTCTCTCCCCGAGAATACTACGAAAGGGTGGGCGATGTGAATAATGTGGTTTTCTGCTGCGGCGCGATTTTAGACGGAAAAACCCGTGAGGTAAAAATTTACTACGGAGCATGTGATACTTGTATCTGCCTGGCTACTGCTGACCTCAACAATCTGGTGGAAAGATGTTTTGATTAA